CGCGCGGGGGCGGCCCCCGCGGGCGGGTGCGCGCATCCGTCGTCACGCCTGGGGGTGACCTTTGGCCATGGCCACGCAGACGGCTGCGCCTACCCTGATCGGCTCGGTGCAGCGGGCGCTGAGACTCCTGGAGGCCGTGTCCTCCCATCCGGAGGGCGCCCCCGCCAAGCAGCTCGCCCGTGAGACGGGCCTTCCGCTGCCCACCACGTACCACCTGCTCCGCACCCTGACGCACGAGGGCTATCTGCTCCGCGACAAGGGTGTGTTCGTCCTGGGCGACGCCGCCGTCCGACTGGCCGGCGGCGGAGATGTGCAGAATCGTCGCATCAAGATCGAAGACTCCCTCGCCGCATGGCGGGACGAGATCGGTGTACCCATCTACTTCGCCGTCTACCGCGAGGGCGAGGTCGAACTCGTCGCCGTCGCCGACACCCCTTCCAACCCCGCAGTCGAGGAATGGGCCGACTTCCGCGAGACGGCGCACGCCCACGCGATCGGGCAGTGCCTGCTGAGTCAACTCGATCCGAAATCTCGTCAAGACCACCTCGACCGCCATCCGGTGGAAGCCATCACTCCGTACACGGTGCGTAACCGCCGTGCCCTTTCGGAGCGTTTGGGCGGTTTGGGGCGAATGGAACCCCTGGTGGAGCGTCAGGAATATGCGCTCGGCACGGTCTGTGCCGCCATCCCCATCACCGTGGGCTCCGCGGCGGGCACGATGGCGATTTCCCTCCCCCTCCACCAGGAAGAACGGTTGCTCCCAGCAGTCGAGCGGCTACGCACGGAGATCGGGAGGCTCTTCGGTTCACTCGCGTTCTCTATCAGTATCTGAAAAATCACTCCTTGTGATCTGCTAACGCGTACAGCACGATTGCGTCAAGAGGGCCACGGGGGATCATTCCTGGCCGTTTCGGTCACAGCTTTCAGCAGCTGTGTTCACACAACTGCTTCATCTACTGCGGGGTACACGATGCGAGAGTCGGTTCAGGCCGAGGTCCTGATGAGCTTCCTCGTCTCCGAGGAGCTCTCCTTCAAGATCCCGGTCGAACTCCGTTATGAGACCCGGGATCCCTACGCGGTGCGGATGACCTTCCACCTCCCCGGAGACGCGCCCGTGACCTGGGCGTTCGGAAGGGAACTGCTGCTCGACGGGATCAACCGGCCGAGTGGGGACGGGGATGTGCACATCGCCCCCACGGATCCGGAGAGGCTCTCGGACGTCTCCATCCGGCTCCAGGTGGGCGGCGACCGCGCGCTGTTCCGGGCCAGCGCGCCGCCGCTGGTCGCCTTC
The DNA window shown above is from Streptomyces vietnamensis and carries:
- a CDS encoding SsgA family sporulation/cell division regulator; this translates as MRESVQAEVLMSFLVSEELSFKIPVELRYETRDPYAVRMTFHLPGDAPVTWAFGRELLLDGINRPSGDGDVHIAPTDPERLSDVSIRLQVGGDRALFRASAPPLVAFLDRTDKLVPLGQERTLGDFEDHLEAALGRILAEENAGPA
- a CDS encoding IclR family transcriptional regulator — protein: MATQTAAPTLIGSVQRALRLLEAVSSHPEGAPAKQLARETGLPLPTTYHLLRTLTHEGYLLRDKGVFVLGDAAVRLAGGGDVQNRRIKIEDSLAAWRDEIGVPIYFAVYREGEVELVAVADTPSNPAVEEWADFRETAHAHAIGQCLLSQLDPKSRQDHLDRHPVEAITPYTVRNRRALSERLGGLGRMEPLVERQEYALGTVCAAIPITVGSAAGTMAISLPLHQEERLLPAVERLRTEIGRLFGSLAFSISI